The following proteins come from a genomic window of Deltaproteobacteria bacterium:
- a CDS encoding CoB--CoM heterodisulfide reductase iron-sulfur subunit B family protein translates to MTKYFLYSGCSLETSASNYLISVESVFKALGVELREIEDWNCCGASISYIGANHLSQVVLNARNLALAEAQGGYDIVAPCSSCYIVMNQVNRELGEDPALMQKVNSILAEGNLTYKGSVKVRHVLDVLYNDVGVETIKSRVKKPLKGVKVGGYVGCQTVRPYGEYDSVERPVVMDRLIEALGAESVNFSHKIKCCGSGIFLTELDYGYELAGNILESATSKGAKVMTTACPLCQLNLEAYQERVNKALKKSYNVPVTFITQLMAVAFGLDPSKDACLDRNIIPVEKALKTAA, encoded by the coding sequence ATGACTAAGTATTTTCTCTATTCGGGGTGCAGCCTCGAGACCAGCGCCTCCAACTATCTGATATCCGTGGAATCCGTGTTCAAGGCCCTGGGCGTGGAACTGCGGGAGATCGAAGATTGGAACTGCTGTGGGGCCAGTATATCCTACATCGGCGCCAACCATCTTTCGCAGGTCGTTCTCAATGCACGTAATCTGGCCTTGGCCGAAGCTCAAGGCGGCTACGATATCGTTGCGCCCTGCTCCTCCTGCTACATTGTAATGAATCAGGTGAACCGGGAGCTAGGGGAAGACCCGGCCTTGATGCAGAAGGTCAACTCGATTCTGGCGGAGGGCAACCTGACCTACAAGGGATCTGTAAAGGTGCGCCACGTCCTGGATGTGCTCTACAACGACGTCGGCGTTGAAACGATTAAGAGCCGGGTTAAGAAACCCCTCAAGGGAGTGAAGGTAGGCGGATACGTGGGTTGCCAGACGGTGCGCCCCTATGGGGAATACGACAGTGTGGAACGCCCCGTGGTCATGGATCGGCTTATCGAGGCTCTGGGTGCGGAATCGGTTAATTTCTCGCACAAAATCAAATGCTGCGGGTCCGGTATATTTCTCACGGAACTGGATTATGGGTATGAACTCGCGGGTAATATTCTGGAGAGCGCGACTTCTAAAGGGGCCAAGGTCATGACCACGGCCTGCCCGCTCTGCCAGCTGAATCTCGAGGCGTACCAGGAAAGGGTGAACAAGGCGTTGAAGAAGAGCTATAACGTTCCCGTCACCTTTATCACTCAGCTCATGGCTGTGGCGTTCGGACTAGACCCCAGCAAGG